The genomic interval TGTGAGGAAGGAAACCTGAAAGCCTAATCTGACTTGCACGTAAATCACCAAAGTGAACTGGCTGGAAGCCATGTGACTGTGCATCATGGCTCCATGGTCTTCCACGTGAAGTTCAAAGTAAAGAGAAGACAGGATCTCTTTGCCCCCACCTAGTGACTGGGCACTGACCTGCTTTGCCCACTTCCCCTTTCCTCAGTGATCCTTCAGCCCGGCACCCAGCTCTGAGATGAGGCCTGCTTAGCACCAGTGAAGTTCCCCACGTTCAAACCAACAACGTTCTGTGTGGAGATGAGGGAATCAAAGTTAAAATCCAACCCATCAGCATCCATGAGTTCACTACGGATGATGGACTCCATGTCACATTCCAAGCTCCCATTGAACATGTCCAGGTCCAAGTCGCTGGGGAACTTCTCATGGCCCATGACAGGAAGGTTTGCACTAGTTGAGTACAAGGAGGAGCCTGAGAGAGAGTCCGAGAGGGTTTGCATAGACTGGCTGACGGGAGACTGCTGCTGGTGTTTGGCTGACCCAAGGCTGCTCGAGTCACTCAAGCCCATGTTGCTGATGGAATTCGACAAGGCACGGCTGCCACCGAGAGCGCCCTGGGTTTGGTGCTGGTGGTGGAGCAAGTTCTGATTGACCAAACTCCCCTGGTTAGGCTGGGCGGCGAAGGACATCATTGGGTCATTGCGAAGCATCACGTTGCGACGGGAGTTCTGGGCGGACACAGCGGTGCTGGCCTGAGACATCAAAGGGTCCGACTGGGTCATCATGACATCGCTGTGGCTGAGTGAGTCTGAAGTGAGCAAGTCTTGGAGTGTCTGGTTGCCATAGTGTGACATGGAAGAAAAGGTGGCTGGCTTGTTCTCTTGGATGGTCTGCATGGGAGACTGGCGCAGGGAGTTCAGAGATGACGGTCCGAACACCGTGCTATTATAGGAGCTGGTTGGAGAGCCCAGGCCGGAGCCCTTGGCGGTGTAGGGGAAGCTAGAGCTCCGCTGCATGAGCCCTCCGGTGGGCGATGGCTGGGACGATGGGAGTGTGATGTTATCCAGCAGGTCGTCCATGAGGTTGTCAGCCAGCCCGTCATTCAGATTCATGGTGCCCGCCATGTCAGTCAGCCGTGGCAGCTCCACAGTGCATGGCTTGCTCACAGAGGGTGACAGGCTGGCTGAGCTGCTGTAGAGCATGGGGGAGAGCGGCGCGTCATCATCCTGGACGTCATCCAACTCTGTGCTTGCTAGGATGGGTGACAGGCGGCCGCTGACTGTGCTGGCATTGGAATTGGTGCGTGAGCGGAAGTCTGTCCATGCATCCAGCTCATCACTGCTGCGTGATGTGGGGCTGCCAGGCCACTTGGAGAGCTGGGAAGGACTGTCGTCTGCCGACTCCGGGGCAGTCTGCAGGGCTGCCTTCTTCTTGGCTGCACGGCCACGGCTCTTGGTGTACTTGTTGCTGTTGTCCATGGAGACAGCCCGCCGACGGGGGGCCTTCCCACTCTTCCCTCCATCGGGGTTGATGATCCACCAAGAGCTCTTGCCAGTCCCCTCATTCTGGACTCGCATGAACCGACTGTGCAGCGACAGGTTGTGCCGGATGGAGTTctgcagagagagaagggaaaacggAGAATATGAGTTGGTATGATCCCAACCAAGCATGCAGGAAAAAATAGTTAACCAGaatcccccttttaaaaaatgtctccttgatttcaaaggcaaaaaaaaaaaggtcaaactTCTGCATGACCCTCCTTGACTTGGAATAAAATGACAACCTGTTAAATGGAAGGTATCAGATCTAGGAGGTGGGGGGAAATTTTCATTTCCAGAAGATACTAGGAGTGCATGAGTGCAATGACATTGTTTTCCTCAAATTCCTAAGTTTTATTGTCCTTTCTATAATTATATTTCCTATATTATAGTTCACACTTGTAATTTATTACCAGTCCCTCCCTGCACTCTGCAACAAACCTCTCTGGCTTTCCAAGGGTCATTAATCACCTGGGTGGCCATTTTATTCTCTTAGGGCCCCCTCCTACACTAGTACAGAGGCAGCCTCTAACTTATTCTTAATTACCTCTGTGGATGCAGAAATAGTATGAGTTGTTACCTACCCTTCCTATGACTCCACAGTTTCCCACCTTATTATATAACACCTGGCAGGCATAAGAATGGCAGAGCAGGATTTTCTAGGTTGATGAAAGACCTAGGCAAGTCTGCCTTCTAGAAGAAtccaaataatttatatagacACTCTCCCCTCAATGCAGTGTGGGTTGAGCTCAGTAAGTTCCTCTCAGAGAGCACACTATGAAAAGGGGGAGGACAAGTTAACTATACAGTGGAGAACCTGACAGATCTTGGCCAGATGACTAAGGTCACCATCAATGGGGGCAAGGCATGTGTGCAGCACGTGCCCGCCACAGGATGTGATAAAATGGCAATTTCTTTTGTGGTCTACCTTCCAAAACCCATAATCCCAGTCTAACCatgagaaaaaagacaaatcccAATTAAGGGACAATTTACAAAGTGCCTGTTCAATACTCCTCAAAACTATCACATTTAGGAAGAACGTGACAGCTAAAGGTAATGTGGTATCCTAAAGGGGCTCCTGAAACAGAAAGAGGACATTAGGACAAAATGAGAGAAATCTGATTAATGTACAGACTCCAGCCCTATCGAACTGGCTCATGAGCTGTGACTCATGGAACATCTATAACATCTATAAAATGTTAAGAATCGGGGAAACAGGATGTTGGGCATATGAGAATATCTTTGCAACTATTCTGTATAtctaaaacttttctaaaatagaaggtctttttttttttttttttaagtagggcAAACACCTCAAAACCCTAAAGACTGCACCCATCTTAAAAGAATCTTCCTCCTGGCTTAGTGGATACACCCAGTTAACAGGGGTGACCCAGATTCAGTCCTATCTCTGCCATTGACCAACCATGTGACCCTGAATAAATCATTTAATCCGCCTGCAAAAACTGCAGTTCACCATCTTTGTTATGGCCCCAATAATATCCCAGAACCCTCCCTGCCAGGGATGATGTAATGATGACAGCTGATAATATACTTCAGAAGCCATTCACACTATGAAGTCAGGGTGTTCTTGCTGCTCTTATGAAGCATGTAGCTCATGGCTTGAGCAGGCTCATTCTAATCTGTGAAATGCCTCATGTGAGGTTAAAAAAGAAGAGTTGGTGGTATTCTCCACATCTGGAACAGTACCTGCAAGCCAGATGAGTTTTTATTTGTAAGATAGAAGATATCACCTGAGactatatattaaatatgaacGATCctaaaagttactttttaaaaaaaaattggcaatcATCAACTGTATTTATACAGAAGATACAAATACATGTGTTCTAccagaatgtttttaaaacacagaaagtCAAAGCAGGATTGTACCATAAGTAAATAACTCAAAATACTCAGTGTTTCCTACGTATGTTCCCATGCAAGAAGGGACTGCAGTTAGTTCAGGCTGGACAATGAAAACTAACCACCATGGGTCACAAGTTGGCATTTCTACAACAGCCATCAGAATGTACGAGAGAGAAAATGTGCAGCGTGCTGAGTATCTGAGGAAATAAATGTTGCCCAAGAGACAGTAGATCTTGCTCCCCTTTTACtcttatggtttttaaaaagaataatggcTTCTCTACTAATGGTTCAGAAATTGCATTTCTTTACAAGTAGAACAGTTTCTCTATGAAATGAGTATGAATCATGCTCCTGACACATATGGTTTGAAAAGCAGATAAATGAAAGACGGCTCCACTCCTGTACTCAGGTGACTCAATgtattcaataaaatgaaaacaagcttCCGGGTAAAAAAAGGAAAGGTCTGTGGCTGGGGGGCAGCCAAGTGGTCAGCTCCCCAATTACCCCTATCTGGGAAGCCCCCTTCACTCTAGATGCTGGGAAGAGTTCACACCAACACCCAGAATTAACAAGAAGGAGCAATCTCAAGTATCCAACCATCCTCTCATTCAagcaacaatatttttaaaacgtATTTTAGTTTCACCAATTCCAAACCTACTGAGAAGAAGaatgaaacattttatagaaCTTCAAAATTCTCCATATGAATTTTCTGATGGCCATTTATTACTATGACTCTGAACTCCAACAACATATAATTTTATGCAATTACAAGCTACAACtggatggatttggagacagACATTAAGCTTCTGTAAGGCATGAGGCAAAGGGGCTGGAACACCCACATGGAGGGCCAGAACCACAGGATGTCAGGGCAGGGAAGGACCATGAAGATCACCCACCAGTCCCTAATTGCAAGGGTAACAAATTGAGGACCTGCCAGATTATAGCATTGTCAGTTAGAGAACTATAGTATTTAGGTTCACTGTCCCTAAGGCTAATTGACCTGCAGTTAGCAAATCAGTGCCCTAATTTTAAATAACATGACAGAAGGCCCCACAGCTAGTGCCTAAAGAACCCAAACGGAAATTAGGTTTCTCAACTCTAAGCCAGTGCTTCTTTACAACCCTTCCAAGGCCTACCACCAAATTATTTAGAAGTCACCATTTAAATCTATTTGTGCTAACAGTTTAAGAGAAACATCTAAAGAAACTAACATTTATGAAAGATTTACAAAAACATACTtattacagttttatttattaaatagttGGGAGTAATAATTTGGTGTTTTCctatcaaaacattttaaagtctggctgggtgtggtgcacagtgtaatctcagtggctcaggaagctacagtaggaggatcacaagttcaaagtcagcatcagcaatttagcaacttagcgaggccctgagaagcttagtgaggtcctgtctcaaaataaaaaaataaaaggggctggggaaaaaaaggatgtCAGCCTGCCTCTCAGCAGAGCAAACCAGAGAGTGCAAGCCGACTCTGTAGCACATGCTTGCCTCATTTCAGGCAAGCAGCCAACCCTGTACTCTGGAGCACGTGACAGGGCTCCCAAAAACCACTGCCAACTCTCACCAGCCCCCAAAGCAAAGCCCACCTTATTGAATGAGTGATCTGCTTCAGTGTCCAATCTTTGCTCGACTCTCTCTTTAGAGGTTTATTAGCGACAGAAAACATTCCCTGAGGCTTATTATCTAGAGAATGCTCAAGACAGGTTTTTCCAGATATATTACTAAGACAACACAAACAAAAACTGGGCCACCACCACACTCGGAGTCCCCTAGCACAGCAGCCATCTATTCACACAGGTTGGCTACCCGTTCATTTACAAAATCCACAATCTGAAAGTGGGGCATCGACGAAGGCCAACAAACACGCCTCACCTATCCATTTCTGGTTCAAATGCCCCACGTGGTGCCAAGGTCAGAAGCCAGATATATATTCCACTGTTTTGGTCAGAGTTCAGAATTCTAATTACTAGCTTCTCTGCCTAAGTTTTGGTGAAGCAGGAATAGGAATGTTAGGTACATAAATACAGGCAAAATGTCAATACTACAGCATTTCTCTACACCTTCCCTGATAAAGAAAGGTACAAGAAGATGATATCTTTAAGATTTCAAATGGTCCCTTCCACACCTTAACCCCAGGAAAACTGCCATCAAAAATAGTCTATGGTTTTCCATGAATTCATATTCCTTTCAATCAACCAGTCTAAATGTCTAAGATTTTCCATTAGTTCGAAGATTGGGAGGTGAGTTAATGAAGGAAGATTTGATAGAACTAGAgcgatttttaaaaatcagatctaAATACACATTGTAAAACAGTCTATGAGGCAGACCAATGGTAATCTGCTAGAGAATTAGGAATGCGCTCTCCCTAGGAGTTATCTACTACGCACCAAAACTCCTACTGCTACAGCTCAGCCCATTCTGTCTTGTTTGTTTATTACTAAAGAAGCTACCTCAACCCCAAACCATGGGAATAGTTCTAGTTATTTAAAATACTacttagctgggtacagtggtgcacacctgtaatcccagcaactcaggaggctaaggcaggaggatggccagccttagcaacttatgagaccctatctcaaaagactGAGGATATacctcagtagtaaagtgcccctgggttcaatcttcagtatatattaaaaacaaaaatccactaATTAGAAATCCAGATTCTGATGACtttcaagaaaacaaatatttctagaaAGCAATTTAAACTTCAAGAACAAATACACCCAATTTCCCCCAATTTGGAACCAAGGATTTATAGAACCTTTAAAGTAATCCTATCACAATTGTGTctaaagagaaagcagagataaaAATTTGATGGGGAGTATTCTTATGTCAATCTTCTACCAAGTGATTTATGCTGAAACAGCCCATCACTGGGGTAGAAACCCATTAGGTTAATTAGTAACAACCAGCAAACCTCTGCGCTCTATGACTGCAGCTGCAATTAGGGGCACAACCCTTCACTGAGGCATGGGCAGCAGGTGCACGGAGGCTGGCGCGTGACGGAATTCATGTCTCAGTCATGCTGACTGCATTGTGTCACCACTGCCTAGAGATTCCTTTGCTTGGCCCACCTTGAAGCACTCAGCATAAAAATGACTGCACTTATCAGAATCTGGTAATTAGTTTTCTTGCTATGACAAACATTCGAGTTTTCTATTGCATGACACATTTATTGCAGAAGCTAAAGTGCCCATGCCTCCTACATATATGTCAGTTGGTTATGAAAATAGATGGACCCAAAACAAGATAAAGTTAGGTTTCAAAGAGAAGCTGCCTGAAATGAAAGAGTATTCCACCAAAAATGCGCAAAGTGGCTAATTCAACATGCACAGTTCTAGAGGCCAATGGCATGATGTTGAAGACCTCGGGCTTTGATGTCATCCATGTGTGTCCGTGTGGCTCTGGCATTTGCCTGCAATCTGAACTTCAGTTGTCCCTTTGGAAAAGGGAAGATTAAAATGCTCTCTTCTATGGCTGGGATCGCTGGGAAGATGAAGCTAAGAGCTGCAGGCACACCCCTCCGCAGAGCTCCAGGCACAAAGACGCTCTCAGCCGCTGCAGATCCCACACATGGAAGCCGTGACGTCACAAACGTTCACTGACTGTTTTCCGAGCATCATCCACTTGAAGCCAAAAGGTGAGAGGGTGGTTCCTTCCAAGAAAGGACTGTAAACTTTTTGAAGTATTTCAAAGGTACCGTGCCAGCTGGGATTAACTGGAAATTTCTTGACTGTTGCTACCCTACATCCGCTTCAGCCCCTTCCAAGCCATGTTTACCTTGTGGAGACTTGTCCACTAACCCAGACACCAGCTGCATGTGCTTCCCCTGGAACACAGAGAGGGTTTTGTCTGGAAGCAACATGTGGTATCAATTTATCTTTCTCAGCAACAAGAAATCtactcactttaaaaataaaacaggagttGTGTAATTTAACTCTTAAAAGaccctgctttttatttatttatttatttattttaataggaaaaaaaaagagaaaggggcaAGGGTTGTCTTTTTCTAGGCTGTCTGGAGAGCAACAAAATGACTTATGGCTGTCAACTCCAGAGCCAGGCCCATCACTTCCCCCCAGGCAACTGCAGGTGTCTTCTGGTCTGCGGAGGGAATTCAAGGGGAAGGGCTGTCTTTCACTACAGGGCGCACCTGCCGTTGAACAGGACCAGCATTGCAAGTATTTCTACTCACGTGTGGGCAATGACAACTCACAACCAGGGGCCAAACTCCTGGATTCTAAAACATGCACCTGCTGAACTACAGATGAAGGAGGTTTTGAGAACAGCCCGCTGGAGTCACAGAGAGACTCGGAGATCTGTGTGCCAGAGAGCAAGGCAAAGACAGCTTCAAGCGAGGGCCTGGACAGGGGCCTTTGTTTTTGATGACTGGCAGTTCTCTGGACTAGGCCCTTGACTTCTCTTCAGTAGTAGCTCATCCTGGCTGCCCATTAGAAGCACCTGGGGAGACTTGAATCACTGACACCCCAATCCCAGAGTTTCTGGGTCAATTGGTGTGGTAAGGCCTGTAACAGATGCATTTTTACAGCTCCCCAGATGATTCTAATGTGCAATTAAGGCTGAAAACCACTGGAAGATTCCTCTAACACTCCACAGACTGAGATGTGATTCCAACTTAGTGATACCCAGTCTTTTCCAGGtttgaggacatagctcagtgatcAAGGTCCTGTGAGTCCAGCTTTCCACCACTGAGAATTGATAAGGGTAAGAACTGGGATCAGAAATTAAAGCTGTGATTATTTGAGCAGAGTAAAGTGGAGAGTTAAAGCAACTGGTTCAGACAATTGAGATccacatctttttctttaaaagtgataAGGTCTGAGGAAGGACTGCCGACCTTTCACTGCCTTCTGGACAGCTGCCCGCTTTGATGCAGGCTGAAGGAGGTGGCACTGAGTCAGTAACTGACCCTATGATTTTCTCAGATATTGCTAGAGTCTTAATTCTGAGCTGCCTATTTTCTTCCACTGGACCCTTTCTACTTTGGGATGTGTTCTTTAAAAGCAGACATAGAAAGTAGGGTAGCATAAAGCAGACTTGAaatcagaaaattattatttcagggctggggatgtagctcagtggtagagtgcctgcctagcatgtatgaggctctgggttcaatccccagcaacatacACACCTACACAATTATTATTTCATATGCAATACTGTCTATGGAGGCCAAAAATAAGCCTTCCACATTGAGAAGTGTAAACAAGCCTTAAAAGATTGCACAATCAACTCTGATATAAGAAGCTCCAGTCTAGCTCTACTCTTAAAGCTCTTAAAAGTTTAAATCAttaaggaactttttttttttttaatgacggTGTTCTAAAACAAATGTTGTTGAGAACTTGTCTGAGGATTAAATTTCCAGCTAAAATAAGATTTTCCTGTTAAATTTGCTGACAATAATTCTCTACTCACAGAGGTCTCCTTTGGACACCAGCATTTAATTTTTCATGCAGTAAGCAAATGTGACAGGTTCTGGTCTCTCATTAGGAAGATTAAAATAACTACCTGGTGATCAGAATAACGAATCCATTTTCTATCCAGGCAATCCTAGCCTTCCCTAGGGAATAAATGACTGGGCAATTTATCCTGCCCCCCAAAGAAATCCTAAATGGGAAGTAAGTTCTTCTGAATAACATGGAAAGATGGAAACTACTCTATTGCAGACAGTTTTGGTGAGTTTTCCAGTGTGGATTTTATTTTcaactccccccctcccctccacttaGCAATCTTCTTTTCAAGCTCTTTCACAGCTGTTTCTACTCTTGGAGGGCAAGAGGGAACATTCCATTCCTCACAGCCAAACCTGCACTTCCGGCACACACAGAACCCTGGCAGCCATGCACCTCTGCCCACACCCACTTGCTGAAGCACCCACCCCTGGCCCTaggccctcctcctccagctccacaTCCTTCTGCCCACAGACATAGGAAACAGCAGCTATGCTCTCGCAGTCAATGCAAGACACTCCTCAGAAGGCAGCCTAAAACTGGAGAAATCTGCTCAGGTTCTCTCCTGATGTAACTGAATCTGTTTGctcatctcagcaaacacatgcCTCTGGGATCCCCTTTTAAGACCAGGCACAGTTAGCCATATATAGAGGAATTACAGAATAGTCTTGAAACTGTGCAAAGTAGAACAGAAAAGGTTTTATAACTCATTcacttagattaaaaaaaaaaaaggctttacttttttccattttgaaaacttGAGTGTGTGAAAATGGAGGTGTGGGGGAGAAACAGGCTTACACACCCAGAAATTTCAGAACAGATCAGAGAATTTGGAATCACTTTCATGCCATTAGAGCAGAGATCAGGGCAGGGAACTCAGTAAAACGTAATGCTGGGGGAAATGGAGAGGTAAAACCCAAAAGTAGTCCAGACTTCTCAGTGAAAGGAAATAAGAACCAAAGAACTCCAGGGCCACACCTGAATTCAACAGCTAGATTTCCTGGCCTTGAGGTGCAAACATAATACCACCCAGAAATACAGCATTAGTCCCAGTGTCTGGATTACCACGCCAATTGAGGGGATAAAGTGCTGAGAGTACAAAAGATGGAGGGATGGATTGATCCATCCATCCAACTATCCACCCATCACTTGCCTTGTTTTATAACGTAAGGGaacagaagtcttttttttttttttaatacaaagtgAGCTTTCAAACCAGATACCAAATGAAGCCATATCCCATGTCGCATATGACCTTAGCATTTTATAATGGCATTGGCACACAGTTGgtgtttaaaattttcatttaatcaaTGAGTCAGTGGGCAGGGAGTAGGAGCCACAAAATAGACCTGAATTGTACTCTGAAATGAGATGTGATAAGACACATGACCAATGTCCTTACTCGACTGAAGATGGAAGAAAGTTTCCACTCTTAAGGCTGAAGTAGCATTTAGGTTCCTTTCAAGTTGACAAGCCTCACTCTGGGTATCAAAACACAATGAatgatagggctagggttgttgctcagcagttgagtgcttgcctagcacatgtgaggccctgggtttgatcctcagcactacataaaaatgaaataagtaaaataaaggtactgtgtccaactacaactaaaaaatgaatattaaaaaaaccaaTGATATATTCTAACATGTAGGCTTAGGGTCCTCTATAATAAATAAGGGATGGTAAGAAGAGCAAAATGATAGTGCGCAGACTATTCACTGGAGCAGAAGATACTGGATCCATTCAGGATGAAGGGCTGACTCCCTGTCTGTCCAGGGATGTCACCTGGCCCTCATGCTTGGTAATGAGGCTGGCTCAGAGTCCTCAGAGATACAATCAAAAACATATATAACACACCCCGGTTCCAAGTCTCCTCCAAGGAAGCACAAAGGTAAGAAGGGAAATCCAAAAGGGTCCATTTTGCTAGTAATACcatctaggaggctgaggcagaaggaatgcAAGTTTTAGAttggcctcagcaacttcacaagaccctgtctcaaaagaaaaaataaaaagggttgggtatgtgactcagtggttaagcacccttgggttcaatcccaggcacgcacacacacacacacacacacaaaagtccGTTTCACCTGAAGGAAGTTAACGTATCTGGTGCCCATCAGGACCACTGCTCTGTACCTGACAAATGtgatcttatttcattttctccacCAAGCCTGTTGGGAggaaactgagctgcagaaaggttaagtgacttgtccagTAGGTGGTGATGCCAGAAATCAATTGCAAAGCTGAGATTGGCCCCGAAGTTCTCGCCATGGCACTGTGTGTTCCCCTCTGAAGTCACCAAACTGGTGGTGGTGGGGCACCACTAAGAGATGACCAAGAAACGTGACACTCCAAAGACTTCAAAATCTATGTGATCGAATTAAACATTCTGCACATGTTCCCGTGAGATTATGAAAGGTGAGAAAACAAGCCACGAAGCAGGATTTATTGGACCCAGAGCTGCCCATCTGTCAaagctatttttctttccttttttttttttttaagaaacagcacCCCTTTTCCCTTAGACATTTCAAAAAAGGGACACTCCTGGCATCACCAACGCAGGAGGTGACCAATATGATTACAGCCATAGATGGCTAAGCATGCAGCCTTCCTTGGTGACATGTCCCGAGGCTTCTGTGCTCATGGAGAATTAGGTCCTGACTGGGTCAAGGCGGTATTACCTGGCTGTCCCTGGCAGGCCTCTTGAGGCCATCCAACAGCTGGCACCATGCTACATACAGAGGCTCGAGTTGGAGACCTCAGGCGTATGTCTGCTGGTGCCCTGGACCTTGCTATTATGAGGTTTAATCTGAAACAGGGACTGGACTCTATACtatttaaaacatgtaattaGTCTATTACTGTGCCAGAAAAGATTAACTTGCTTGAAAACTATGTGAATCTTAAAATATGATGTCTTTTGCCTGCCAACTGACAGCACGATCGGATGCTTCTGTTTAACCTCAATCAAAAACTCTGGTAGGAACTGCTCTGGGGTTGCATCTGCGTGCtgttttgttatttgtcttcTGGCATCAAAACCTGCAGCAACAGAAACCACCGACAATGCAAGCACATTAAGGGGATGGATGTGGAGGTGCTAAGTGGGTGAGGGAAGCAGCCTGAGAGTTTGACATCTGAAATCTGGGAAAACTGCTTTTCTGTTCTTGGTTTACAATCGCTCCCTTCGCATGAAATTTCCTGGCTTTAGTATCACACAAACACAACTGTTTCCAGCTCTTCAGATGTTACGGCTCAGAAAAACCGTTCTTTTTTGCCTTGTTATTTC from Ictidomys tridecemlineatus isolate mIctTri1 chromosome 8, mIctTri1.hap1, whole genome shotgun sequence carries:
- the Foxo3 gene encoding forkhead box protein O3 isoform X2 yields the protein MRVQNEGTGKSSWWIINPDGGKSGKAPRRRAVSMDNSNKYTKSRGRAAKKKAALQTAPESADDSPSQLSKWPGSPTSRSSDELDAWTDFRSRTNSNASTVSGRLSPILASTELDDVQDDDAPLSPMLYSSSASLSPSVSKPCTVELPRLTDMAGTMNLNDGLADNLMDDLLDNITLPSSQPSPTGGLMQRSSSFPYTAKGSGLGSPTSSYNSTVFGPSSLNSLRQSPMQTIQENKPATFSSMSHYGNQTLQDLLTSDSLSHSDVMMTQSDPLMSQASTAVSAQNSRRNVMLRNDPMMSFAAQPNQGSLVNQNLLHHQHQTQGALGGSRALSNSISNMGLSDSSSLGSAKHQQQSPVSQSMQTLSDSLSGSSLYSTSANLPVMGHEKFPSDLDLDMFNGSLECDMESIIRSELMDADGLDFNFDSLISTQNVVGLNVGNFTGAKQASSQSWVPG
- the Foxo3 gene encoding forkhead box protein O3 isoform X1: MAEAPASPVPLSPLEVELDPEFEPQSRPRSCTWPLQRPELQASPAKPSGETAADSMIPEEDDDEDDEDSGGRASSAMAIGGGSGSGTLASGLLLEDSAILLAPGGQDLGSGPAPAAGTLSGGTQTPLQPQQQLPPPQPGTAGGSGQPRKCSSRRNAWGNLSYADLITRAIESSPDKRLTLSQIYEWMVRCVPYFKDKGDSNSSAGWKNSIRHNLSLHSRFMRVQNEGTGKSSWWIINPDGGKSGKAPRRRAVSMDNSNKYTKSRGRAAKKKAALQTAPESADDSPSQLSKWPGSPTSRSSDELDAWTDFRSRTNSNASTVSGRLSPILASTELDDVQDDDAPLSPMLYSSSASLSPSVSKPCTVELPRLTDMAGTMNLNDGLADNLMDDLLDNITLPSSQPSPTGGLMQRSSSFPYTAKGSGLGSPTSSYNSTVFGPSSLNSLRQSPMQTIQENKPATFSSMSHYGNQTLQDLLTSDSLSHSDVMMTQSDPLMSQASTAVSAQNSRRNVMLRNDPMMSFAAQPNQGSLVNQNLLHHQHQTQGALGGSRALSNSISNMGLSDSSSLGSAKHQQQSPVSQSMQTLSDSLSGSSLYSTSANLPVMGHEKFPSDLDLDMFNGSLECDMESIIRSELMDADGLDFNFDSLISTQNVVGLNVGNFTGAKQASSQSWVPG